ACTCGAAACCGCTTCCACTTTATCAGTTACTTAGGCAAATTTTCCCGCCAAACGACGCTGCCTACCGCGTATATTTAGAGCAAGGTTATTCGAAAGAAAGCCGTATACGCGGACTTGATAAAAGAGCCTGCAAATGTGCAGTGCCACTGCAGCAACGAGAAACTTTTTGTGAAAACGATTCGAAACGTGTTGAATGGTCCGTAGATAAGAATCTCTATATGCGTTCCGTGGAAATACACCACTCAAAATAATTAGGAGATAAGATATTCGATGATACACACGAACTGTGCCCAAATTTCTGACATGTTTACAATGAAAATTACATTCACCGCTTGAAtgcatttttatatataaattcatCTTcggaatttggaaaatttcaacaaaatgaCACGAATggcattgaaaataattttgaggaAATTATATGTTTCGTGAACAATCCGTATCTTATCTCAACTATTATTATTACCTATACGTTAATCAATCACCTGATATACCAACGCACTTATGGCTGTTAATACTTTCGTGGCCAATAACTTAACTTTAATCACGAAAATTTCAAAtcctaagaaaatatttttaaaaaaaatttattctcacATATCATGCTTGGATATACGATAGATCATGTATTTTTCAAGCAATATTTTCAAAGTTAATAATGCAAGGTACTCTGAAAACTTACTACGAAGGAATATATTTCACCCCGAAAATGGAAGGTATCTATGGTGGCCATAATTCATGGCAACATCGTCAAAATCAATTTTCTACGAAACCCTTCAGTCTCCACTTTCAATTCATCTCTTCATACAGAATCGCTTATTCATTTTCATTGCCACTTAAGACGCGATCTATTACGCGCAATCAAAATGAACActattaattgtaatttattaacaCGCTCGTCAATACGTCgatctattaaatttatttattagtcACATTGAAGAATGAACTTCGATGAGATAGAAAAAGAGAGTACAAAGGATTCCAGCCGTGTTTATTCATCGACATTGATATTCCTTCGCGTTTCGCGTACTCGAAAAGCGACGATACCGGCTGCACAAACGGCGTTAATTAATTCAGGGTCAAAGAGGATGGAAGCAAACGTTTGCCGATACGGCCGTACATCTCTTGATCGGCCACGAACCGGATGGAAGAGATCAATGGAAAACAGTTCGGAACAGATATTCGTCGGCTAATTCAGCCAGGTAACGGGCAACGAAATCGGAAAAACGAAAGCGATCGTAACTCTGTGCAGACTGGACGGCCGGACATTAATCGCTGCCACGTGCTACGTATTTATCTTTTCCACAGTTCGAAAACTAGCCGTCCACCCACGACCACGTTCCACCAATTTGTAACCGTTTAACCGAAATCTTAACTCTTTATCAATGAAACCTGTGTACACACGTACAGAGTAAGTAATcatttatttaagaatataaCAGTGTAGATACGGAATAGGATATTGTCtcgataaaatatttccaaaaatattatttccttaAACTGTAGCTATATTAAAAGATTTATGGTATAAGTTGTATCGTGAAAATGGTGAtattgaaatagaaataaatttttcgttTTAGGGATAAAATGAAggtatttgaaaaaagaaactacAATGAAATAGATAAATTTTAGAAAAGCCGGTAAACTGCATAATTGCCTAAAATAGAAATAGTAAaccttaaataaaataaagtgcTCTCATTCGAGGCTTCAGTTTCAGTAGAATGAATACCTACGATTCTTACGAGCAAACAGATGTCCGTGTTTATGTTTACACTTAGAGCATCTGATCGGCTGAAACTCGAGCCTCGGTTAGCAAGAATTTATGAATCAGTTAAAAGGATACGACTGTGTATTCAGTAACGGGGTCAACGTCGCCAACGACTTCTTAAGAATCATTATATACGTTTCAAATGTGTTTCATAAGGAAACTTATATCATCAACTTATGCTCAATAAAGAGATAAGATTGTCCGAATATAAGATAACAAAAGAAACGTATCATTTTCCTTTTGTACCACGAATTTTACTAACCGAAATCTAACCTATTTGCATCGTTTCAAGGTAAAGAGACACGATGGACGGAAATTTTAACGAGCGTTGCACGTGGAAACTCGGCGACAAGATTACACCGATAAACGTGTTTTTCTACGTGCCGCGTGTTCATTAGTTATTTCATTCAAATACAAGGAAAAGAAAcctttgataaaaaaataataacagtCCAGAAAGCAAATAAATAAGCTAAATATACGAAAATAATAGTTTTAAAAAGTTGAAAACAGGAAATGAAATTCCTGAAAAATCCAAGGAAATTAcagaataaattaacatttaaataCATATGGACAACTGTGTTTATATCGAAATACTCGTAATTCTATGGACGAATAATATAATATCCTGTAGGACGCAATATGTGATGTCAAAGCGTAGAGTTTCTTGATGTCTCAGCAATAGGAAATGCAtgattgaagaaaataaaaaaagtgagCATAAAAGTTGGACCGATTACGCATACGGTTGAATGATTGCGGTGCGAAAGTTTTCCACGCTTTCCTCGTTTCTCGAGACGATTCGAGGTGACACACGCGTGTCGTACGAGGATGGAATTAAAGTGTCGCGACGATaacgaataaaaatagataGGGATAGGGTAAACAAGCGTGAAAAGTATTAACGAAGGAATAAAAATTCCCGACAGTGTCGCGACACGCCGAACGGAGTTGCCGACCGTAAAGGGAATCGGCGACAGTAAAACCGGTGTGTGCATtaaaaattcaacgataaaacgcAACCGAGTCGTTTGACGTCCGGTTCCGTGGACGAAAATTGTTTTTCCACCTGGGAAAACATGTTACAGGAACCACGTTCAACCGCAGGAGTATCGTTAGGTTCGAACAAACTTTTCGCGTTAATATTGAATACGATCGTCTAAAAGAGAAACGTCATTGTTTCAAAACGTTTTTCATGTCGAATGACTCGCGGTGTATCGCGTTCGATTTCCGGTAAGTAGAGAGATAATTGACAATGCGATTGTCGTACAATGAGAGCTTTGACAGTTCGAGTTGACAGATTTTGACTGATGTCGAGAAATCGGCGGGAATGGCCGTGAATCGAATAACCGGCACAGCGGATAGTActtaatgaataattaacattCACTTACCAGATGAAGCACGGTGTTGACAACTTCCCGATTCGACACCTGTCCCACTTCGATCAGCCCGATCAGCACGGCGAATTTCAGGCCGTCGTTCATCGCCATCGCCACCACCTCCTCGGGCCGTTTAATGTCACTGAACGGTGGACTTTTCATGTCCGCCATCGCGACCGTAATCTAAGCTGGCAACACGTTTTCCTCGGAAGGAAAATCTACGATAGTTTACACAGAGATCGTCTTATGAACGAGAGCTTTTACCCGTCACATGATAATACAACACAAATTGATCTGCCATGTTAGAAAGTAGACACTGTTATGAGGAGCCTGCCAGCACGGCAGCGCGAAACACCCTAGCGACGCGCTCGCAGTCCCGACACATACTGAGCTCCTAAGTTCCTACCTGCGCGGCGCGCGCTTCTTTGCGGAGGAGTGGGGGAAGCGCGATGGTTCAAATTAACTGAATCCGAACGTGAAATTAAACAGCTAAATGTTTCATTCTAGTTTGTTTATGGAAATCATATTGTTTATATTAAACAAgaaagaataatataatatgaatgttattaaatgtaactgtTAATTTACTTGAATTAAATTAACTGCAAatgttatatatgtatataaatgttTCGCGTTTTTTCTTGTATAGACGTATATAGCAACAATAGTATTGATTAATACCaatagttttattaatttaattaatgttaatatcataaacaatatataagtaTTTATGTCacagatatttcaaatttaatttaggCTAGCCACGAAACAATTAGAATACtatatctctaaatattttgctttcgctctatatttaattaataaatgttatagATTTTTATGAATTATGACACATACGTGTGTGGAATTACAGGGAACTATTGTATGAGTAAACGCACGCGTCACTAGGATTAAAAATGGCGTCGGTGGAAGTTGAACGTGCCAAGGTAGGTGTCAATTTTTAAACTTTACTACTGTATTACGTTATAATAACAGACATCTTGGCTGTCTGTTCTATTACAAACTATCACACGGGTATTCTTCTTTGTATGTAAACATAAACTCCGACTCTTGTCGATGTATTTATAGTGTTTATAGCCTGAAGGGCGTTGGTTCTTTCTTCTATCATAACAACAGTATTCATAGAGCGTTATCGTTCCTTTTATGGATAGTACTGTTAATTTCCGGCCATCTCGATATTCTTAACACTTAtgtattttcaacattttcagtTGGAATCTAGCATACGTAATTTAAAATTGTCTGGTCATGTTGGATTCGACAGTCTTCCAGATCAGTTGGTGAATAAATCTGTCCAAAATggatttgtatttaatattctctGCATTGGTATAGAAAACAATCTGTCTTTATGCGATACATATGTTACTTGTTTGATAATGGTTTATGCTTATAATTGTTATTGTAATAGGTGAAACTGGACTTGGAAAATCCACTCTTATGGATTCCTTGTTTAATACAAGCTTTGAATCCACTCAGAGCCCACATAATCTTCCTTCTGTGAAGCTTAAAGCCCATACTTATGAACTACAAGAGAGCAATGTGAGGCTAAAGCTTACCATTGTTGATACTGTTGGATATGGAGATCAAATTAATAAGGAGGATAGCTTTAAAGCTGTTGTTGATTACATAGATGCACAATTTGAGGCATATTTACAAGAAGAACTGAAGATAAAGCGTTGTCTAGCAGCTTATCACGATAGCCGTATCCATGTGTGCCTATATTTTATTTGTCCAACTGGTCATGGGTAGATATATCATACAGATCTTCTTTTTATGGCACATCTGTTAattattacttatttatttaatatgtaATTACAGGTTGAAGTCAATTGATCTTGTATGTATGAAAAAGCTTGACACAAAAGTTAACATAATTCCAATTATTGCTAAGGCTGATACAATATCAAAAACAGAGTTGCAAAAATTCAAGGTATGTTTCAAGAGCAACTGTAAAGTATGGGATTATGTTTTTAATGTGTGTTATTAATTTCAGAGTAAAATTATATCTGAACTGCAAAATAATGGAGTTCATATTTATCAATTTCCCACTGATGATGAAAGTGTGGCAGAAGTAAATACTAGTATGAATGCT
This region of Osmia lignaria lignaria isolate PbOS001 chromosome 10, iyOsmLign1, whole genome shotgun sequence genomic DNA includes:
- the Septin2 gene encoding septin 2; this encodes MASVEVERAKLESSIRNLKLSGHVGFDSLPDQLVNKSVQNGFVFNILCIGETGLGKSTLMDSLFNTSFESTQSPHNLPSVKLKAHTYELQESNVRLKLTIVDTVGYGDQINKEDSFKAVVDYIDAQFEAYLQEELKIKRCLAAYHDSRIHVCLYFICPTGHGLKSIDLVCMKKLDTKVNIIPIIAKADTISKTELQKFKSKIISELQNNGVHIYQFPTDDESVAEVNTSMNAHVPFAVVGSTDFVKVGNKMMRSRQYPWGTVQVENESHCDFVKLREMLIRTNMEDMREKTHCRHYELYRKKRLEQMGFSDVDSENKPVSFQQTCEAKRSIHLQELQQKEDEMRQMFVVRVKEKEAELKEAEKELHNKFDKLKKDHTEEKKKLEESRKKLEDDILEFNRRKTQFAQQPQHHTLTLGKSKKK